The genomic interval CAGGCCAGCTGGCCCCGGGCGATGGTGGGGATATCGGCGTAGCAGGTATCGCGGCACTCTTGGTCGATGAAGTGGCGCACGTACTCGGGCACCACCACGCCGCCGAAATGCGCCTGAATCACACCACTGAGCCAGCTCTTGCCACTGGATTCGGGGCCGCACAGTACCAGGACCTTCATGGGCTGCTCTGCGTTCATGCCTGTACCAACGCCGGATCCCGACGCCATTCCAGCCAGCCGCGCACGGCGATCAGGGTAAGCACGGCGAAGAAGCCCGCAGTGAAATACAGCTGCTGGTGCAGGTACTGGCCCACATAGACGATGTCCACCACCACCCACAGCGGCCAGCATTGCAGGCGCTTCTGGGCCATCCACAGTTGCGCTACCAGGCTGAAGCCGGTGAGGGTGGCGTCGAGCCAGGGCAGGGCGGCATCAGTCCAGTTGGCCATGGCTGCACCCAGGGCTGCGCTCAACAGCAGCCCGGCAGCCAGGCCACTGAGCAGTGCAGGGCGTTGCAGGCGGGAGACCTGGCGGGCATCTTCAGCATGGCCGGGGCGCTTCCATTGCCACCAACCGTACAGTTGCAGGATGGCGTAGGCCAGTTGCAGGAGCATGCCCGAATACAGCTTGACTTCGAAGAACAGCCAGCCATAGATCAGCACCATGACCAGCCCGATCGGCCAGCACCAGGCGTTCTGCTTGACGGTTAGCCAGACAGCGGTAACGCCGAGGACGGCGGCGATGAGTTCAAGGCCGGACATCGGCGATCCTTGGAGAGTCTATCGAGGGAAGGGCGCGATTGTAGCGGTTCGGCTGGGGAAGGTGTAGGGCGTCAGGTGGCCGGGGCCGCAAAGCGCCCCCGGCAATCTGAAGGTCAGACCCGGAACTGGCGCAGCAATTGTTCCAGTTCCTCGCTCAACTGCCCCAACGCCACTCCGGCATCACTGGACTGCCGCGCCGCATCGGCAGTCTGCTGGGACAAACCGGCGGTATCCAGCACGTTGCGGTTGATCTCCTCGACCACATGCGCCTGCTGCAAGGTGGCGCTGGCAATGGACGCATTCAAGGCGGTGAGGTTGTTCAGCGCCTGGTTGATGGCATCCAGGCTGGCGCCGGCCTCGCGGGCTTGCTCGACGGTCTGGCGCGAGGCTTCGCTGCTGGTGTCGATCGCCTTGACCGCCGCGTCCGACTGGCTTTGCAGGTGCGCGATCATGGTATGGATCTCGGCCGTCGACTGCGCGGTGCGCTGGGCCAGCAGGCGCACCTCGTCGGCGACCACGGCAAAGCCGCGGCCTTGCTCGCCGGCCCGCGCGGCCTCGATGGCCGCGTTCAGCGCCAGCAGGTTGGTTTGTTCGGCGATGGAACGGATGACATCCAGCACGCCGCCAATGCGCGTGCTGTGCCCGGCCAGGTCGCGGATTACCTGAACGGCCTGATCAATGGTCAGCGACAGCCGATCGATCTGTGCCAGGCTGCCGTGGATGGCCTGTTGGCCGTGCGTCACCTGCTGCTGGGCAGTGCGCATTTCGCCGGCGGCCTGTTCGGCGGTCTTGGCCACGTCTTGCACCGCGTAAGTCACCTCGTTCACGGCGGTGGCCACCTGGTCCATCTGTAGCGATTGCTGGGCACTGCGCTGTTGTGCGGCCCCCGCATTGTCACCGACGTGCCCGGCGGACTGGGCCAATGCATGGGCTGCACCCTGCAACTGGCCGACCACCCCTTGGAGCTTGCCGTTGAAACGGTTGAAGTGCTCACCCAAATGGGTGATTTCGTCACGGCCATGCGTATCCAGGCGCCGGGTCAGGTCGCTCTCGCCGCTGGCGATGTTGCCCATGGCCTGCACGGCCTCCTGCAAGGGGCGGGCGATGCTGCGGGCAATCAGCAAGACCACCAGCGCCATCAGCAGGGCAATGCCCACGCCGACCAGCGAGGCGTCGCGCAGCTGGCGGGCGAACTCGGCCTGCACGTCATCGACGTATACGCCCGACCCGATGATCCAGCCCCACGGCTTGAACAGCTGTATATAGGAAGTCTTGGCCACCGGCTCGCTGGCGCCCGGCTTGGGCCAGCGGTAGTTCACCGGCCCGGCGCCCTGCTGGCGGGCCAGTGCGACCATCTCGTTGAACACGGCAAAACCGTCGGGGTCGCGAATGGCCGAAAGGTCCTGGCCGTCAAGCTTGGGGTTGGCCGGATGCATGATCATCTTCGGCCCCAGGTCGTTGATCCAGAAATAGTCGTCGTGGTCGTAGCGCAGCGCTCGCACCACTTGCAGCGCCTGTTGCTGGGCGGCTTCGCGGCTGAGTGCACCGGCCGCCTCCAGCCCCTGGTAATAGGCCAGCACACCGGCTGCTGTCTGCACCACGTGGCGGGTCTTCTCCGCCTTGGCCTGGTACAGGTCACCGTGGATCTGGCGCAGCATCAGCAGGCCCAGCACCACCAGCATGGCCACTGCCACTACAAGGATCAGCCACAAGCGACGGCTGATCGACATTGATCTCAAGGTATTCATCCACGAGCTCCCGCATTGTTCTTTTTATAGAGGTGCATCCAAGCATGCTTTGCGGCAAGGCCCCACTCGACTAATGGCTAGGTGCTATCTTTGTCAGAGTCTGTAGCAGATCGCGTAAAGCGATTGCAAAGGGGCTCTGTCAGGATTTCGGCCGCGCAAGATGAAACCTTTAGCAGCCGTGAACTTTTCTACTGGCGTTGCGACCAACAGTCGCTGTAAAACAGCCGGGCCGCGTGCGGCAACTTCAAGCAAATCAAGAACAAGGGGCGTGCAACAGGCAGCGCTCCATCCGGGGGAATGATGGATTTTTGGACTGCCTTTCAGGCAATCATCTTAGGCGTGGTCGAAGGGCTGACGGAGTTTCTGCCGATCTCCAGCACCGGGCACCAGATTATCGTCGCCGACTTGATAGGGTTTGGCGGTGAACGGGCCATGGCTTTCAACATCATCATTCAGCTGGCGGCGATCCTGGCAGTGGTGTGGGCGTTTCGCGGCAAGATTCTCGATGTGGTATCTGGTCTGACCAGCCAGCCCAAGGCACGGCGTTTCACCGGTAACCTGCTGTTGGCGTTCTTGCCGGCGGTGGTACTGGGCGTATTGTTCGCCGACCTGATTCATGAGTACCTGTTCAACCCGGTCACCGTGGCGACGGCACTGGTGGTAGGCGGCATCATCATGCTCTGGGCTGAGCGTCGCGAGCACCGCGTGCAGGTCGACCATGTAGACGACATGCGCTGGAGCGATGCGCTGAAGATCGGTTTCGTCCAGTGTCTGGCGATGATCCCGGGCACTTCGCGCTCCGGCTCGACCATTATCGGTGGCCTGCTGTTCGGCCTGTCGCGCAAGGCGGCGACCGAGTTCTCGTTCTTTCTGGCGATGCCGACGATGGTGGGTGCGGCGGTGTACTCGGGCTATAAGTACCGCGACCTGTTCCAGCCAAGTGACTTGCCGGTGTTTGCCATCGGGTTCGTGACTTCGTTCATTTTCGCCATGATCGCGGTGCGTGCGCTGCTCAAGTTCATTGCCAACCACAGCTATGCGGCATTTGCCTGGTACCGCATCGTTTTCGGGCTGTTGATTCTGGCGACCTGGCAGTTCGGCTGGGTTGACTGGTCTACAGCACATGGCTGAGGCGCTGCGCGGGCAAAGGGCTGACGGCGTGCGCAACGTGCGCTTGAAATTGCTGCTGTTGGGCTTGCTTTGCCTGTTGCCCGGCTTGGGAGCGGTACGCATGGGGTGGAGCCATCAGGCCTGGTGGCCGTTGGCGCTGTACCCGGCAATGAGCCTCATCAGCCTGTTGCTGTACTGGCAGGATAAACAGCAGGCGCGGGCGCAGGCCTGGCGCACCCCAGAAAAGGTGCTGCACGCCAGCGAATTGCTGGGTGGATGGCCGGGTGCGCTATTGGCCCAGCAGTTGTTCCGGCATAAAACCCGTAAGGTTTCGTACCAGTTGGTGTTCTGGGGGATTGTGCTGATGCATCAGGTGTTCTGGGCCCACTGGCTGTTTTTTGAGGGGCGTTATCTGCCTTTCAATTGATTTTTGCCTGTATCGGCCTCTTCGCCGGCTTGCCCGCGAAGAGGCCGATACAGGCTGACTAGATCAACAACCCTGCCTGCAACCGCTTGGGCAATCGCCGCACCACCAGTTGATGCGAACGCTGCAACACATCACACAGCTCATCACGCCCCATGGGGTAGGGCAGCGCCATGCTGATCCACCGCGCCCGCGCCAGATAAGGCGCAGGCCGCACCCCTGGGCGATCGCAGTAGCCCAGAAACAGCTCATCGGCCACTTTGAACGACAGCCCCGCACCCGCCAGGTCGAGCACCGCGAACATCTTGTTGCCCGCCACCGAGAACACCCGGATGCCGCCCCACTTGTAGTCTTCCCGTGCACCCGGAAGGCTCAGGCAAAACGCGGCCACCTGGGCTTCGCTCATCTTCCTTTCAGACATACCGCTCTCCACAGGCCTCGAATGATGCCGCCAGGTGATCAATCCACACCCGCACCGCAGGCAGTACGCCGCGCCGGTGCGGGTACACCGCCTGCAGGTAGCCGCCTGGCAGTGACCAGTCTGGCAGCAGGCGCACCAGTTCGCCGCGCTCAAGCTCTTCTTCGCAGAACATGCTGGGCAGCGCGGTGAACCCCAAGCCGGCCCGTACAGCGGCGTTACGTACTACGAAATCATCTATGGCCAAGCGCGGCTCCAAGGCAATTTCATGCTGTTTGCCATGCGGGCCGAGCAGGCGCAAGTGCACCAGCCGGTCTGCTTCGGCGGCGCCCAGTACTGGCAGTGACGCCAGCTCACCCGGTTCGCGGATGTGGTCGGCGAAACCGGGCGCGGCCACCAGTTGCATCTGCGCCTGGCGCAGGCGACGAGTCACCAGGGCCGGGTCTTCGTCGCCCAGGTCGCGTACGCGCAGGGCGACGTCGATGCCTTCGGAAATCAGGTCGACGCGGCGGTTGAGCAGCACCATGTCCAGCTGCACCAGCGGGTACTGGGCAAGAAAGCGGCTGATCACATCTGGCAGAAAGGCATGCGCCAACGCCACCGGGCATGACACCCGCAAGCGCCCGCGCGGCTCGCTGCTCATGCTGGCCACGGCTTCATCGGCGGCTTCGGCCTCTAGCAGCATGGCCTGGCAGTGGTGCAGGTAGCGTTCGCCCAGCGCAGTGAGCTTCAGCTGCCGTGTGGTGCGTTGCAGCAGGCGGGTGCCCAGGCGCTCTTCCAGCTCGGCAATCCGCCGCGACAGGCGCGATTTGGGGATGCCCAATTGACGCCCGGCGGCGGCAAAACCGCCGGCTTCGACCACGCGGGCAAAGTAGAAAAGGTCGTTGAGGTCTTGCATGAGAATGTCTCACTGTTCCACCTGTGGGACAAACTAGCGCATATTTGCCGCCTTATCACCCATTACTCATCTCTGTAGGATTCTCTCCATCGTGATCGCCTAACGCTGCGGTCTTCAATCACAGGAGAGTCCCATGAAACTGTTGCACATCGATTCGAGCATCCTGGGCGACAATTCCGCCTCCCGCCAGCTGAGCCGTGAAGTGGTCGAAGCCTGGAAAGCCGCTGACCCAAGCGTGGAGGTGCTGTACCGCGACCTGGCCGCCGACGCCATTGCACACTTCTCTGCCGCGACCTTGGTAGCCGCAGGTACCCCTGAGGACATGCGCGATGCAGCCCAGGCCTTCGAGGCCAAGCTGAGCGCGCAAACCCTGGAAGAATTCCTGGCCGCCGATGCTGTGGTGATTGGTGCGCCGATGTACAACTTCACCGTACCGACCCAGCTCAAGGCCTGGATCGACCGCGTTGCCGTTGCCGGCAAGACCTTCCGCTACACCGAAGCGGGCCCGGAAGGCCTGTGCGGCAACAAGAAAGTGGTACTGGTGTCCACTGCCGGTGGCCTGCACGCTGGCCAGCCGAGCGGCGCCGGGCATGAAGACTTCCTGAAAGTGTTCCTGGGCTTTATCGGTGTCACCGACCTGGAAATCGTTCGCGCCCATGGCCTGGCTTATGGCCCGGAGCACCGCACACAAGCAATTGATGCTGCACAGGCGCAGATTGCCAACGCGCTGTTTGCTGCTGCCTGAGCCAGTCCGTAACCGCCAGCGTGAACATTGGGGGAGCAACCGTCAGGCGTGCTTCAGAATGTTGGCGGTGTGATCACCCAGATCACCACGGCATCCACCTCACCGGGGTTGCCGTAGCGGTGCGGCTCCTGGCTGGAGAAGCTGAAACTGTCGCCTTCACCCAGCTGAAAATGGCGTTCGCCCACCCACAGCTCGAAGCTGCCGCTCAGGATGTAGCCGGCTTCTTCGCCCTCATGGCTGTAGCTTTGCTGGCTGTAGGTGCCTGGGGGGAAGCGCGAGTGCAGGATCTCAAGCTGGCGGTTGGGCTGGGGGGTGAGCAACTGATCGACGATGCCATCTTCATAGTGCACGCTCAGGCGGCTGTTGCGCCGCACGACATAGCCCTGGTCCTCGGGCGCAGGGGTGGCCTCGCTGGCGAAGAACCACTGGATGGTCACGCCCAGGCTGCGGGCGATGTTGAACAGCGCCGGGATTGACGGGTAGGAGAGGTTGCGCTCCAACTGGCTGATGTAGCCGGCGGTCAGCTCACTGTGCGCAGCCAGCTCCGCCAAGGTCATGCCGCGGCGCTTGCGCAGGCCGCGGATGCGTGTGCCCAGGAACTGCGGCGCGGCGCCTCCGGCTTCGCTGGCGGGGGGCAGGGGGAGTTGGCTCATGCACGTCGGTCCATCGCAAAAGCCGCAGTATGTACAGCCTCAGAGCGACCAGGCAACCGTCAGGCCGTCGTGAATCGCTTCTTCGGCGGTACGTGGTGCCAGGCAGTCGCCAATGCGCCGCACTTCTACCAGGCCGGCCAGCTCGCTGGCCAGGCTGTCTTGCGGCTGATGGCCCATGCACAGCACCAGCGTGTCGATGCCTTCGAAGATCATGGGTTCGCCGCTGGCGGTGTGCTCCAGGTACACCGTGTTGTCGTCGCTGCCGTACAAGCGCGCGTAAGGGGTGACAGGGATGCCCAGGCGATGCAGTTCGCCGGCGAGCTGGTCACGCACGTAAAGCGGTAGGTTCTCGCCGCAATGGGTACCGTTGACGGCCAACTGCACCTGGTGCCCCTCGCGTACCAGGCGTTCGGCGATGCCAGGGCCGATCCAGTCGCAGCGCCAGTCCATCACCAGCACCGAACGCCCCAGCTTCACTTCGTTACGCAGTACTTGCCAGGCGTCCACCACCTGCAGCTCGCCGCTGCGCTCGAACGCCGGCCAGTAGGGGGTGGCACCGGTAGCGGCAATGACCAGGTCGGGGTGTTCGCGTTCGACCAGGGCGCGGTCCACCCGGGTGTTGCGCACGACTTCGACACCGGCAAGGGCCATT from Pseudomonas fortuita carries:
- the pnuC gene encoding nicotinamide riboside transporter PnuC — encoded protein: MSGLELIAAVLGVTAVWLTVKQNAWCWPIGLVMVLIYGWLFFEVKLYSGMLLQLAYAILQLYGWWQWKRPGHAEDARQVSRLQRPALLSGLAAGLLLSAALGAAMANWTDAALPWLDATLTGFSLVAQLWMAQKRLQCWPLWVVVDIVYVGQYLHQQLYFTAGFFAVLTLIAVRGWLEWRRDPALVQA
- the mcpP gene encoding methyl-accepting chemotaxis protein McpP; this translates as MNTLRSMSISRRLWLILVVAVAMLVVLGLLMLRQIHGDLYQAKAEKTRHVVQTAAGVLAYYQGLEAAGALSREAAQQQALQVVRALRYDHDDYFWINDLGPKMIMHPANPKLDGQDLSAIRDPDGFAVFNEMVALARQQGAGPVNYRWPKPGASEPVAKTSYIQLFKPWGWIIGSGVYVDDVQAEFARQLRDASLVGVGIALLMALVVLLIARSIARPLQEAVQAMGNIASGESDLTRRLDTHGRDEITHLGEHFNRFNGKLQGVVGQLQGAAHALAQSAGHVGDNAGAAQQRSAQQSLQMDQVATAVNEVTYAVQDVAKTAEQAAGEMRTAQQQVTHGQQAIHGSLAQIDRLSLTIDQAVQVIRDLAGHSTRIGGVLDVIRSIAEQTNLLALNAAIEAARAGEQGRGFAVVADEVRLLAQRTAQSTAEIHTMIAHLQSQSDAAVKAIDTSSEASRQTVEQAREAGASLDAINQALNNLTALNASIASATLQQAHVVEEINRNVLDTAGLSQQTADAARQSSDAGVALGQLSEELEQLLRQFRV
- a CDS encoding undecaprenyl-diphosphate phosphatase, with protein sequence MDFWTAFQAIILGVVEGLTEFLPISSTGHQIIVADLIGFGGERAMAFNIIIQLAAILAVVWAFRGKILDVVSGLTSQPKARRFTGNLLLAFLPAVVLGVLFADLIHEYLFNPVTVATALVVGGIIMLWAERREHRVQVDHVDDMRWSDALKIGFVQCLAMIPGTSRSGSTIIGGLLFGLSRKAATEFSFFLAMPTMVGAAVYSGYKYRDLFQPSDLPVFAIGFVTSFIFAMIAVRALLKFIANHSYAAFAWYRIVFGLLILATWQFGWVDWSTAHG
- a CDS encoding DUF1294 domain-containing protein, with amino-acid sequence MAEALRGQRADGVRNVRLKLLLLGLLCLLPGLGAVRMGWSHQAWWPLALYPAMSLISLLLYWQDKQQARAQAWRTPEKVLHASELLGGWPGALLAQQLFRHKTRKVSYQLVFWGIVLMHQVFWAHWLFFEGRYLPFN
- a CDS encoding MmcQ/YjbR family DNA-binding protein codes for the protein MSERKMSEAQVAAFCLSLPGAREDYKWGGIRVFSVAGNKMFAVLDLAGAGLSFKVADELFLGYCDRPGVRPAPYLARARWISMALPYPMGRDELCDVLQRSHQLVVRRLPKRLQAGLLI
- a CDS encoding LysR substrate-binding domain-containing protein, whose product is MQDLNDLFYFARVVEAGGFAAAGRQLGIPKSRLSRRIAELEERLGTRLLQRTTRQLKLTALGERYLHHCQAMLLEAEAADEAVASMSSEPRGRLRVSCPVALAHAFLPDVISRFLAQYPLVQLDMVLLNRRVDLISEGIDVALRVRDLGDEDPALVTRRLRQAQMQLVAAPGFADHIREPGELASLPVLGAAEADRLVHLRLLGPHGKQHEIALEPRLAIDDFVVRNAAVRAGLGFTALPSMFCEEELERGELVRLLPDWSLPGGYLQAVYPHRRGVLPAVRVWIDHLAASFEACGERYV
- a CDS encoding FMN-dependent NADH-azoreductase; translation: MKLLHIDSSILGDNSASRQLSREVVEAWKAADPSVEVLYRDLAADAIAHFSAATLVAAGTPEDMRDAAQAFEAKLSAQTLEEFLAADAVVIGAPMYNFTVPTQLKAWIDRVAVAGKTFRYTEAGPEGLCGNKKVVLVSTAGGLHAGQPSGAGHEDFLKVFLGFIGVTDLEIVRAHGLAYGPEHRTQAIDAAQAQIANALFAAA
- a CDS encoding helix-turn-helix domain-containing protein; the protein is MSQLPLPPASEAGGAAPQFLGTRIRGLRKRRGMTLAELAAHSELTAGYISQLERNLSYPSIPALFNIARSLGVTIQWFFASEATPAPEDQGYVVRRNSRLSVHYEDGIVDQLLTPQPNRQLEILHSRFPPGTYSQQSYSHEGEEAGYILSGSFELWVGERHFQLGEGDSFSFSSQEPHRYGNPGEVDAVVIWVITPPTF